The Deltaproteobacteria bacterium DNA window TTTATGGATGGACACTAGGTAAAGCGTCGCTTGCAGTACTGCTGTCATGAAAGGAGAAAAGTCTGAAATGGAGTGCAACAAGGAAAAAAATCTGGAAAAATGCCCTTGCACTTATGATCCCTGCTCAAAGAAGGGGGTTTGCTGCGAGTGCATCTCCTATCATCTCAGGATGAGGCAGCTTCCTGGATGCTGTTTCTCCAAGGAGGCGGAGGCGACCTACGACCGATCCTTTGAACACTTCGCACGCCTTGTCCAGGCTGGGAAGGTTTAGATCCATAAGAGAGTGCACCAGGCCGCCCTTTGTGCGACAGTTCCAACGGATTCTGCTTTTGTTCCTGAAGGTAAATATTCTTGACCGTTTTACCCTGGGGGACCAAAACCTGCACAGAACCCGGGCAGGGCGGAGACGGGCCTGTATAGCAGCCTCGGTTTCAAGAAAAAACCAGGGGCATATTTCAGGGTGTAAGGATTGTGGACTCAAAAAAACTCACGGACCTTTTTCTGACCCTGGCCCGGGGGAGCTCGGGAGATCCGGAAAGGGCCCAAACTTTTTTATCCATCCTTCAAAGGGCGACCCTTGCTTACCGAGACCGGCTCTTGGACGTCGAAGGGGTTCTCCTGACGGTGAAAGATGTCAGGAAAACGCTGGAATGGCTCCTTCCCGCTCTGGCCACCGGTGAGACCCCCCAAATTGGAAGCAGGATCAGGCAGGGATTATTGGAGGTCTGGCTCAAGGAACTCAAAACGGCCCAAAAGAAGGGGGCATCCCCTGGGAAACTAGAGACCTTTTAACCCTAGTTTCGTCCATCCTCCAAAAAGCTTGACCCGGCGATGACGCATATCACCTCCGGGTCTCAAAAGTTGGATTCCTAAGATTCCAAAAGGCCAAGCTTTTTTGGAGTTAGGTTGAGAGGTTTAACTACGCCGCGTTTTTATCCATCTGTCTTCCCGATGTGCCGTTGTTTTTACAGGGTGATGCCCATTCTTTTTAATGAAATCGAGCTCTTCCCGAAAAAGATGCACGAACACCCGAGAAGCTTATCTGGGACGCCCCACATTATCTTCGCTGAATGTCCGGATCATAGCCGGAAAATCCTGAAGAATAAGAGCATCCGTTGTTAATTACTTAATGCTAAAAACATGCCAAACGGCGGCACCGGCACATTTTTTAGCATTCTCTAGATATTTCAAAAACTTATACAAATCGACCCTGATTCAACATTTCATCCCGGAGGAGAGCGTCAAATCCAGCGCTTTTATACTACAACGGTTTCGTCAAAGGATTGACCCTCTTGAATTTCGGTTGGGAGACGGAGAAGGGGGGGATAGGGCCGGTGGGGAAGATACTTAGTGTCCATCCATAAATGGCCAATTTCCGCAATCTCTGCGCCTGCCTGTGCCGGACCTATCTGCCATTCCAAGGGGCAGGCAGGCACGGCAGACAGGTCAGGCTCAAATTTTNNNNNNNNNNNNNNNNNNNCAGACAGGTCAGGCTCAAATTTTAATCCTCGAAATACTTCAATGTATTCCTGCGGTTAAAATTTTCGCCTTCCTTGACCTTGCACAAATTTTCTCATTTATGGATGGACACTACTTAAGGGAGTAATCATGGAAGACCAGGAAAAAGAAAAGAAGGCCCTTCACCAGAGGGGGCCGGAACTCGGGGAGATCTTGCAGTGGAACAGGGAAGCTCTTACCGGAAAGTATCGATCCCAAGTCATGGATCTGCTCGGCCTCACGGAGTTGGAAATCTGGACCATAACGGGGTGCCCGGTTGACCACGGCCTTCTGGAGGCCCTGATCGCAGTCGTGATGGAGGCCTCCCGCCGGGATCTTAAGGAGGAAATCCTCAGCGCTCGTATCCGCCGCCTGGGCCGAGAGGCCATAGCCATTGCACGACTCGTACCCAGCTTGGGCAATCTGCTCGGAGACGGTTGATTTTATCGCGGTTATGGTATAAATCTTGACTGTGGCACCATGGGGCATCCGGTTCCTTTTTCCTTAAATCCCGATTTCTCACTCGAACCCAGGACCCCTTGAATCCTTGAACCCTATTATAAACCTAGATTGAACGTTTCAAATTCCGGCGATACTTCTTTTGCCTTGGTATTAGAGTTGAACCATTGCGAAAGCATTTTTCCCGATTACCCGGGTGGAGGGCCTTAGACTCAGATGAGTTTTGTTTTTCTGCCAAAATTTGAAACCCTCAGCGATTCTCGATTTTACCTGATCTTCGGCTGAAGGCGCAGGTTTCTCCCATTCCCAGATTGGGACATTAATATTATGGCCATTAAAAAGATCGCTTGTTGCGTTGATTTTTCCGACCATGCTGCTCAGGCCTTTGAACAGGCTCTGGAAATCGCGGAAAGATTTCAGGCCAAGCTGTACCTGGTGCACGTACTGCCCCCTGTAGTGAACCCTGTCCTGTCCGATCTGGAGCTGGACTGGCCCACAGAACCGAAAAAATCCCTGATCCTGAAGATTGAAGAAAAGATGGCGCGGGAATACGGGGCCAAGATCAACCCCAAGGTCACATCCCGTATCGTGGTCATGGACGGGCATGTATCATCCGAGATCATAACCTTCCTGGAGGAAAAGGACATCGACCTGGTGATCGTGGGTTCTTACGGGGCTTCGGGAATGGGCCTGGTTGTCTTCGGCAGCGTAGCCAATCGGATCGCCAGAAAGGCTCCTTGTTCGGTCATGATCGTTCGCTAGGTGCCATCTCGAACCGAATCCTGTGTGTCCCCGGTCCGGTATCCACCGACGGTAGCAAAAATCAGCGGTCCCGCGCCATACTCGATATCTACTCGCCGAGATCGGCCTTTTATTTCCCCGAAAGGCCCAGGCCATGCCGGGACCCCGATAAAGACCCGGTTCCCGCATTTCTTGTCTATTTTTCCAATTGAGAATCCGGCCTGAATCAGGCTTCGACATTTCAATTCATACCCTGAACAGCAAGGAGGAATGCCATGAAAATCAATGTGTTAGGTGTTATCGGGGCGGGCCAAATGGGGTCCGGAATTGCACAGGTTGCAGCCGCAAGTGGGCTTTCAGTGGTTATGAGCGATATCAAAGATGAATACCTGGAAAGGGGTTTTACAGCCATTGAGTCCAGTCTCGGACGGATGGTAAAAAAAGGGAAGATTACGGAGGATGAGCAAAAAACCTTTCTGGGCAGGATCGAGGGAACAACCTCCATCTCCGACATGTCGAAGTGCGACTTCGTCGTGGAGGCCGCCACTGAGGACGAGTCCCTGAAATTGAATATTTTCAGCCAATTGGATGAATATTGTCGAAAAGAGGTCGTTCTTTCAAGCAATACATCCTCCATTTCCATCACCAAGATCGCCGGGGCTACCCAGAGGCCGGAGAAGATCATCGGGATGCATTTCATGAATCCCGTCCCCATGATGAAACTCGTGGAAATTATCCGGGGCCTGGCCACCTCGGAAGAGACCTATACCACCACCAGGGACCTGGCCGTTCTCCTGGGGAAAACCCCTGTTCCCGCAAACGATTTCCCGGGTTTTATCGCCAACCGCATTCTCATGCCCATGATCAACGAGGCGGTTTACGCCCTTTACGAGGGCGTCGGTACCGCCAAGGACATCGATGAAATCATGAAACTGGGAATGAACCATCCCATGGGACCCCTGGCCCTGGCGGATCTTATCGGCCTGGATACCTGTCTCGCTATCATGAAGGTGCTCCATTCGGGTTTCGGGGACCCCAAGTACCGCCCCTGCCCCCTCCTCATCAAATATGTGGATGCGGGCTGGTTGGGAAGAAAGGCGGGAAGGGGTTTTTATGAGTATTCATAAGCCAAACCGCAATCATTTTCCCGGCAAAGATCGTCCGGGGGGATCAATTCCTAAAACAACCGCCCGCCTTTTGGGGAGAAATTCCATTTGCCCGCAGGAAAGATTTATGGTATCTTGGGGCAGTCTAATGCCAGGGAGAAAATGCTATGGCCAAAATATTAATCGTTGACGATGAAGAGCACATTCGGTTTCTCTATTCCGAAGAACTGACAGAGGCGGGGTACGAAGTAATCACCGCCGAGAGCGGATACAAGCTGCTCGAAAAAATAGAGAAGGAAAAACCCGACCTGGTTGTGCTCGACATCAAGATGGTGGATTACAACGGGCTTGATCTTCTCCAGGATATTCGGAATAAGTTTTACAACTTACCCGTTGTACTATGTACGGCTTACGACACCTTTAAAGAGGATATGAAGTCCATCGCTGCGGATTTTTACGTGATCAAGTCATTTGACCTGACGGAGCTCAAGAACAAAATCGCCATGGCCCTGGAAGCAGGTCCCACAGCAAAGTAGATTTTTCAAGATTTCTTCCGACTTATGGAGTATACTCCTTCCCGGGTAGGGGAAGGGAATATTGCAGAGTAAACGATCGAAGCCCGCTCATGCGGGCTTTATTACTTGTGATACTTCTCGCCCCTGATGATAGTCAATGCTCTGTAGATCTGCTCAAGGAGGAGAAGGCGAGTCATCTCATGGGTAAAGGTCAACCTCGAAAGAGAGAGAGTCATATTGGATCGTTCCAGGATTTCCCGGGAAAGGCCCAGAGGGCTGCCCGTGATAAAACAAATCGACCCCCGCACTTCCGAGGACAAGCGGTCAAGCCACCGCGCAAGCTCTTCGGAGTCAAAAACCTTTCCACATCGGTCCAGCGCCACTGAATAGTCCGCCGGCCTCACCCTGCGAAGGATTTCTCTCCCCTCCAACTCAAGCACATCCGCCTCAGGCCTGCCCTTCGTGATCCTGACCGGCCTTACTTCGATCCATTCCAGGCGGGCGTAACGCCGTATACGGTCCTGAAACAGGGTCTCCCCTTCCCTGAGAAAGGGGGCCCGGGTTCGATCGACCACAATCATTTTAATCCTGAGCATGGAGGCCATTCTTTGGAGAGGAGAAGAGTTTTTCGGCCAGAAGTCTGACGGCCTTCTCGATCTGGGCTTGGGCCAGCCGGTAATGGTATTGGGTCTTTCCAAAAGGATCGATGATTTCATCTCCTTTCGGACCGAGGACGGCATACTCCAGGAAGAGTTTCGTCTTCCCCGCGGCCCAGGGCCATCTCGATTCGATCATTTGAAGATGCACCGTCTCCATGACGAGAATCAAGTCGGCCCATCTGACGTCCTTCTCGTTTATCAACCTGGCCTCATGGTCTCCGGCCTCGATGTCCTTCTCGCGAAGGTATTCGATCATGACCGGGTCCCCGGGGATACCGGGCCGGGTGTCAAGTCCGGCCGACGCCACGAAAAACCCTTCCATTCCTCGACTTTCCAATTCCCGGCGAAGGAGCCTTTCGGCCAGGAAGCTTCTGCTCACGTTTCCGGTACATACGAAAAGGATGTTCATCCGCTTTCCAAAAACCTCAGGGCCAAAGGCCCCTGAAGTGCCTATCTTTCCTCGAGATCCAGAATGGATGCGATTTCCGCAGCCATTGCCTCCACGAATCGCTTCATGTCGTCCCCCTCAAGGGGTTTTCCCGGTTCAGGGTACCTGTCGATGCCCTCCGGCGTGATGAGCCGGGGAGCATTTTTTAAATCCGCCCGGGGTTTCACGCCGAATTCCGGGGGAAAGGTGTCGTTAAAATACATCTCCTGAAAACCTATGAATTTCAACATATGGGCGGTGGAATCGATAATGCCTACCTCCTCCGGGTGGACCAGGCCTTCTTTGACCGCTTTCATGAAACCGGCCAAAGACTCCCCTCCCTGGGTGCAGGCGATATTGCCGTTGCGGTTTGCCAGAATCATGGCATCCATGATCTCCTGTTCCGTCACCTGGACCACGAATACGCGCTTCTCACCATACCGTCCGTTGTATTCCCTCACGATCTCGATGACCCTGGGCATAGAGACCGGGTTTCCGATCATGGCCGCCTGGGCCACGCTCGGGCTGACGTTTACGGGTTCAAACCGCCTCAGCTCTTCCCTCTCCTCCAGGTAGTAGCGGTACACGGGATCGGCATGTTCCGATTGAACACCGATGATCTTCGGGAGTTCACGAATAATGCCGGCCTTGAAAAACTTCAGGAATCCCCGCATCACGGCCGTGATGTTCCCCGCGTTTCCTATGGGCAGGACGACCACCTTGTCGCCCGTCTCGTAGTCCAGGTCCTGGGCGATTTCAAAGGAAAAAGATTCCTGCCCCAGGATGCGCCAGCCGTTCTTGGAATTCAGGAGTGCCACGTGATAATGCTCAGCAAGGGACTCGACCACCTTCATGCAATCGTCAAAAACGCCCGGTATCTCAAGAACAGTGGCCCCACTGCCCAGGGGCTGGGAGAGTTGCTGGGGGGTCACCTTGCCATGGGGAAGCAAGACCACGGAACGGAGATAGTCCTTCAGGTATGCCCCATAAAGGGCGGCCGATGCCGAGGTGTCACCCGTGGAAGCGCAAATGGCCAGGAGGTTCCGAATTTTTTTTATATCCACGTAATAGTTGATGAAGCTCAGGGCACAGGCCATCCCGCGGTCCTTGAAGGAGGCGCTCGGATTGAGGCCGTCGTTCTTGAAAAAGAAATCCCGGCCCGCCATCTCTTTCATTCGGGTATTGGCCCGAACGAGTGGAGTGTGTCCTTCGCCTAAGTAAACGATCCGATCAAGGGGGATCACTGGAGCGATGAACTCATAATATCTGAAAACCCCCTTGAGGGCCTGGTGGTTCAGCATCTTCCTGTAATCAAAGAGCCGCCGCCAGCGTGATCCACCGAATTCCTCCAAGGTGCCGGAGTTCCGATCCTCGATAAGCAACACACTCCCGCAACCGGGGCAGGTGTAGAGGAGACGGTCGATACCATGTTCCTCCCCGCATCCCAGGCACCTGTAAAACAGATTCCCGTCTGGTTCGGGGATGATATGAGGCCGGATATCCTCAGGAAATTCTTCGATTTTCATGGAGTTCTCCTCTCAAACCCTGAAGTGATTGGATGTCTTATGCCACAAAGAACCTGGGCCGTCAACGAGGGAGAGTCAGGATCATCGATTCGGGGAAACCACGAAAATTCTTGACATGGAAAGTACTTCCTGTTCCTATTACTTGAACCCAAATTATGCGTGAAGGTCTGTCCCGGGGTGCTTGAGGCGCTCTTACTCCGGCGGGTCGTTGGTACTTGATATGAGGAGAGGGACTATCCGTCAATGGTCATTGAACAGGCAAAAGATGTCCTCAAGATCGAGGCCCAGGCCATCCTGGACCTGATCGACCGTGTAGGTCCCGAGTTTGAAAAGGCGGCGGCCATGATCCTTGAATCCAAAGGCCGTGTCATCCTCACCGGCATGGGCAAGTCCGGGTTGGTCGCCCGTAAGATTTCCGCCACCCTGAACAGCACCGGGACACCATCCCTGTTTCTCCACCCGGCGGA harbors:
- a CDS encoding response regulator codes for the protein MAKILIVDDEEHIRFLYSEELTEAGYEVITAESGYKLLEKIEKEKPDLVVLDIKMVDYNGLDLLQDIRNKFYNLPVVLCTAYDTFKEDMKSIAADFYVIKSFDLTELKNKIAMALEAGPTAK
- a CDS encoding cytosolic protein, whose amino-acid sequence is MECNKEKNLEKCPCTYDPCSKKGVCCECISYHLRMRQLPGCCFSKEAEATYDRSFEHFARLVQAGKV
- the thrC gene encoding threonine synthase, whose product is MKIEEFPEDIRPHIIPEPDGNLFYRCLGCGEEHGIDRLLYTCPGCGSVLLIEDRNSGTLEEFGGSRWRRLFDYRKMLNHQALKGVFRYYEFIAPVIPLDRIVYLGEGHTPLVRANTRMKEMAGRDFFFKNDGLNPSASFKDRGMACALSFINYYVDIKKIRNLLAICASTGDTSASAALYGAYLKDYLRSVVLLPHGKVTPQQLSQPLGSGATVLEIPGVFDDCMKVVESLAEHYHVALLNSKNGWRILGQESFSFEIAQDLDYETGDKVVVLPIGNAGNITAVMRGFLKFFKAGIIRELPKIIGVQSEHADPVYRYYLEEREELRRFEPVNVSPSVAQAAMIGNPVSMPRVIEIVREYNGRYGEKRVFVVQVTEQEIMDAMILANRNGNIACTQGGESLAGFMKAVKEGLVHPEEVGIIDSTAHMLKFIGFQEMYFNDTFPPEFGVKPRADLKNAPRLITPEGIDRYPEPGKPLEGDDMKRFVEAMAAEIASILDLEER
- a CDS encoding 3-hydroxybutyryl-CoA dehydrogenase; translated protein: MKINVLGVIGAGQMGSGIAQVAAASGLSVVMSDIKDEYLERGFTAIESSLGRMVKKGKITEDEQKTFLGRIEGTTSISDMSKCDFVVEAATEDESLKLNIFSQLDEYCRKEVVLSSNTSSISITKIAGATQRPEKIIGMHFMNPVPMMKLVEIIRGLATSEETYTTTRDLAVLLGKTPVPANDFPGFIANRILMPMINEAVYALYEGVGTAKDIDEIMKLGMNHPMGPLALADLIGLDTCLAIMKVLHSGFGDPKYRPCPLLIKYVDAGWLGRKAGRGFYEYS
- a CDS encoding low molecular weight protein arginine phosphatase, which codes for MNILFVCTGNVSRSFLAERLLRRELESRGMEGFFVASAGLDTRPGIPGDPVMIEYLREKDIEAGDHEARLINEKDVRWADLILVMETVHLQMIESRWPWAAGKTKLFLEYAVLGPKGDEIIDPFGKTQYHYRLAQAQIEKAVRLLAEKLFSSPKNGLHAQD
- a CDS encoding 23S rRNA (pseudouridine(1915)-N(3))-methyltransferase RlmH; this translates as MLRIKMIVVDRTRAPFLREGETLFQDRIRRYARLEWIEVRPVRITKGRPEADVLELEGREILRRVRPADYSVALDRCGKVFDSEELARWLDRLSSEVRGSICFITGSPLGLSREILERSNMTLSLSRLTFTHEMTRLLLLEQIYRALTIIRGEKYHK
- a CDS encoding universal stress protein, translating into MAIKKIACCVDFSDHAAQAFEQALEIAERFQAKLYLVHVLPPVVNPVLSDLELDWPTEPKKSLILKIEEKMAREYGAKINPKVTSRIVVMDGHVSSEIITFLEEKDIDLVIVGSYGASGMGLVVFGSVANRIARKAPCSVMIVR